Genomic window (Leptolyngbya sp. 'hensonii'):
GGGAGAGGGGGCAGGGGGGTGAGGGCAAGCAGAAGTTTATCGGTGTTATTTAATTCTCATTCCTAAGCCAGTCGATACTTGAGCCAAAAAGCCAGCATGGGCAGCGCAATCCGATAGCCATGCTTGGGACCATACACCAAGCCTTTCTGCTCCAAACTGGTCAGAGCCCCCTGCAATCCCCCTCCCCGAGAGAGTTGATGCCTGCGAATATATTCACGGGAGTGGGGACTATCCGTAGGATCAAGGGCCAAACTTTCCAAAACTCGAACCTGACTGGGGGGCAGGAGAAGAATGAGGGATTCAAAGGTGACAGACAAATCTTCAACCAGTTCCAGGGCACTCTGATAAACCTGGTGAGCCTGAATCAACCCCGCACCCATGCTTTGCAGACTGTCACCCATCCGTCTATTCAAGCAGATCCGTCGGAGCAGTGCGAGAGCATCCCCGAAATGCCCCTGAACAAAGCTCAGAAATAGCTGCAGGGCCTGACCTTCTGGGTCAAAGGTCAATCCTTTGAGGGCCAGAGTAGATTCAACCCAATCCCAGAGATCCTGATCAGCCAGGGGTGCGAGAGAAAGCACCTGTAAAGTACTGTCCTGAACCCAAGATTCTGCGATCGTAGCAATCAGGGCATAGCTAACCCGGCTCTGACACTGGATTTCCTGGCGTAGATAGGCCTCCCATTTACCATGCCGATCCCAGGAACGAATGTGGGGAAAGTTCTGGAAAACCATCACAACGCGACAATCCAGTACCTCAGCCAAATGTTGGGGCAGGCTCAGCAGAATTTGGAACAGCGTCCATTCTCCACCTGCGAAGAGGTTCCAGGTCAGTTGTAGCGCCTCACCGGGGCGTTGTTCTAAACCCAGAGGCTGATGGGCAATCCACTGTTGGATGATCGTCAACTCCTGCTCTTGGCTAAATACCGTCATTAAACTTTCAGCCAGAAGGGTCAGAAAACGGATCGGATCTGTAGCCCGTAAACAATCAATTTCTAAAACTCTCGCCCCGACTTGATAGGCTGCTGCTCGAATCAGGGTTCTACGTCCAATCCCGGGAACACCAGCAATCAAGACATCCCCGTCTTCTGCCAGAATTTGGCTCAATTGCTGCAGTTCACCCTGCCGCCCGATTAAGGAGTGTGGTTCGAATGGATTTTGTGCCATTACTGCAATGTCATCTCCTGCAGGCCAGGTAATCAGATTATAGTTAACTCTAATTATTAGTGCCAGATTGCCTGGATTGGCACTATGATCAGGGATGGATCCCTTGCCATTCTTGATCCCATAAACTGGTAAGGACAAGATCTTTAGTTCCCCTGCAGGCAAATTCCCTTGCTGTGCATTCTTTCCCCGGACCTTGTGCTATGGTGCTAACCTCTTTACCCGATCCAATGACCGCATGGCAGAGTCTGGAAGCAGACAAAGCAGTTGCCCTGCTGGACAGTAACGCCCAGATGGGACTGACTTCCCAGCAAGTTGCAGAAAGACTGCAACAATATGGCCCTAACGAGCTACAGGAGACCGGTGGGCGCAGCGCGCTCTCGATTCTGATTGATCAGTTCACTAACATTATGTTGCTGATGCTGATCGCGGTGGCGATCGTGTCGGGGGTATTGGATTTTGTCGATTTACAGAAGAAGCTGGCTGATGGGGATATCCCTTTCAAAGATACGATCGCCATTTTTGCCATTGTGATTCTGAATGGCCTTCTAGGCTATGCCCAGGAAAGTAAAGCCGAGAAGGATCTGGCCGCATTGAAAAAGCTTTCTTCCCCCAAAGTCAGGGTTGTGCGGGATGGGAAACCCTTAGAATTAGCGGCCAAGGATCTGGTACCCGGTGATGTCATGCAGTTGGAGGCGGGGGTCCAGGTCCCAGCAGATGGACGACTCCTGGAAGCGGCCAACCTACAGGTGCGGGAAGCAGCCCTGACCGGTGAAGCTCAGGCGGTGGATAAGGAAACAGATATCCTACTATCCGAAGATACGCCGATCGGGGACTGTAACAATCTGGTGTTTCAGGGAACTGAAGTGGTCTATGGACGGGGCACTGTGTTAGTGACCAAGACCGCCATGCAAACTGAATTAGGCAAAATTGCCACCATGATTCAGTCTGTTGAATCGGAACCCACCCCCCTCCAGAAACGGATGGGACAACTGAGTAACGCCTTGGTCAGCGGATCGTTGATTCTGGTTGCTTTCGTCGTGGTGGGTGGGGTCATCCGTGCCGGATTTGGATCTCTGAATGCACTTCTGGAAGTCTCCCTGAGTATGGCTGTGGCGATCGTCCCGGAAGGCTTACCAGCGGTGATCACCGTCACACTAGCCCTGGGCACCCAGCGAATGGTGCGGCGGCACGCTCTGATCCGTAAATTGCCAGCCGTTGAAACCCTCGGTTCCGTCACCACAATTTGTTCAGATAAAACAGGCACCCTGACCCAGAATAAGATGGTGGTGCAGTTGGTTCGTACAGCCAGTCATTCCCTCCACGTTACCGGCGAGGGGTATGACCCCCAGGGAGATTTTGTTGCTGAAGCCGGAGCGATTACGGTAGGAGAGCAGCCGGAAGTGGGAGCTCTGCTTCTAGCCTGCGCCATCTGTAATGATGCTGTGCTGCAACAACAGGAGGGGCAATGGAAAATTCTGGGAGATCCGACAGAAGGAGCCCTGCTCACCCTGGCCGCCAAAGCTGGGTTCGAAAAAGATCAGTGGAGCAGTAAGCTTCCCCGCATCCATGAATTTCCCTTCTCCTCAGAGCGCAAGCGGATGAGTGTGATTGTGAAGGATGAAGCCAGCTCCTTAAAGACAGAGGCTGCTTTCTGCTCTGCTTCTGCAACCCATTTGGTCATGTTTACCAAGGGATCCCCAGAATTAATTCTGGAACGATGTACCCTAATCCAGGTGGGCCAGGAACCCCAACCCCTAACGGACGCTCAACGGGCTGAGATTCTGGAACAAAATAACCAAATGGCGGGGAGAGGTCTGCGGGTCTTGGGTTTTGCAGGCAAACCCCTGAGTGAAGAATCGATCAAGCTATCGGATGAGGTCGTCGAGCAGAACCTGGTCTGGATTGGCCTGGTTGGCATGCTGGATGCCCCTCGACCGGAAGTCCGCGATGCAGTCAAGCGTTGTCTGGAAGCTGGCATTCGTCCCATTATGATTACAGGTGACCACCAGTTGACAGCCCAGGCGATCGCTGAAGATCTGGGGATTGCCAAACCCGGTGATCGGGTCCTTGTAGGCCGAGATCTGGAAAAGATGAGTCCAGAGGACCTGGCTGATCAAGTTGAACGGGTGAGCGTTTACGCTAGGGTGGCCCCTGAACACAAGCTACGGATTGTGCAAACCCTCCAGCGAAAACGGCACGTCGTTGCCATGACTGGGGATGGGGTCAATGATGCACCAGCCCTGAAGCAAGCAGATATCGGTGTGGCCATGGGAATTACCGGTACCGATGTCAGCAAGGAAGCGAGCGATATGGTGCTGCTGGATGACAACTTTGCCACGATCGTGGCGGCGACCGAAGAAGGCCGAGTCGTTTACACCAATATTCGTCGGTTCATCAAATACATTCTCGGCTCCAACATTGGAGAGTTGCTGACGATCGCGGCAGCACCGATTCTTTTGCCTACCGGCGGCGGGGTTCCCCTTTCTCCCTTGCAAATTCTCTGGATGAATCTGGTAACGGATGGATTACCAGCCCTGGCCCTGGCCGTTGAACCAGCAGAACCCAATGTCATGCAACGGCCCCCCTATGATCCGCAGGAGAGTATCTTTGCACGCGGGTTAGGGTCTTACATGATTCGAGTTGGGGTCATTTTTTCCATTCTCTCGATCGCCCTGATGCTCTGGTCCTTTGAATATACCCATACAACTGGGACGGAACCTGATCGCTGGAAAACGATGGTTTTTACAACCCTGTGTTTGGCGCAAATGGGGCATGCTCTGGCCATCCGTTCCAATACCCGGTTGACGATCGAATTGAATCCTATTTCCAATCCCTTTGTGCTGGCTGCCGTAGCCTTAACAACTCTGTTGCAATTAGCTCTAATTTACATCGCCCCCCTACGGAGCTTCTTCGGCACCCATTATCTCTCTCCCACTGAATTGCTGGTTTGTCTGGGCTTCAGTGCCTTAATGTTTATCTGGATTGAAGCAGAGAAAATTTTCATTCGCATCTATAAGGCAATTCGCCCCTAGGTCTGTCCACCGCTGTTTTGTCCAGGTATGTTTTTGAAAACTCTCCACCTGCGTCAGTTTCGCAATTACCTGGATCAGCATGTTTACCTGAAAGCTCCAAAAACCATTCTGGTGGGGGATAATGCCCAGGGTAAATCCAATCTGCTGGAAGCTGTAGGGTTACTCTCTTCGCTACGATCGCACCGAACCAGCCGGGATCGAGACCTGATTTGGGAAGGGGCATCGATTGGACAGATCACAGCTTTACTGGAGCGAGACAGTGGGCCTGTCGAACTAGCCCTGACGCTCCGCCAGAGCGGTCGTCGAACGGTGGGCCTGAATGGGGAAACCCTGCGCCGCCATCTGGATTTCCTGGGCGTCTTGAACACAGTTCAATTCTCCAGTCTGGACCTGGATCTAGTGCGCGGTGGCCCAGAACATCGCCGTCACTGGATGGATGCCCTGCTGATTCAACTGGAACCAGTCTATTCCCACCTGCTGCAGCAGTATAACCAAGTTCTGAAGCAGCGCAATGCCCTACTGAAAGAAAAGCAGAAGTCAGCCCTAAGAGGGCAATCAGGGGAAACCCACTCCTCCGATTCCACCCTGATCTCGCCCATCTCAGAACTGGCTTTGTGGGATGCCCAACTAGCTGCATCCGGGTCTCGCCTGATCCGCCGTCGGGCCCGGATGATTGAACGGCTGGCTCCTCTGGCTCAGACCTGGCATCAGGCCATCAGCAACCGGATCGAGCAGCTAGAGGTCCAATATGCCCCCAATGTTCAGGTGTGTGCTGGAGACGCGCCCGACTGGCTGAAATCGGGAGCAGATCCTGGTTCCGATCGTTCAGACAGTCCAGAAGCCGTTCAGCAAGCGTTCTTAGATAAAATCCAGGCCAGGGCCTTAGCTGAACATCACCAGGGCACCAGTCTGGTTGGCCCCCATCGAGATGAAGTAGAGCTAATCATCAATGGCACCCCCGCGCGCCATTACGGTTCCCAGGGACAGCAAAGAACCCTGGTGCTTGCTTTGAAGCTGGCGGAACTAAAGCTGATTGAAGAAGTTATTGGGGAGGCCCCCCTCTTGCTCCTGGATGATGTGTTGGCAGAACTCGATTTACATCGCCAGAATCAGTTACTAGAAGCGATTCAAGAGCGATTTCAAACCTTGATTACAACCACCCATCTGGGAGCCTTTGATGCCCAGTGGTTGAAATCCGCTCAAATCCTGACCGTCCAGGCTGGCCTCATTGCCCCTCACTGAACCTCACCGACCTGGGCGGGGGGGCTTCTGCTTCGCCACCGTTAACATGGGCATCTGGGGTCGGGACGATTGAGCCGGGAGATAGCGCTGAGAAACGGGTTCCGGAAGCTGGGTCCGACTCCGCTGCATCAGCCACCAGCGAAGCATAACCGCCACACCGACTGTTCCAATTCCCACTGTGGCTAGGGACCAGCTACTATCTAACCCACCGATGGCGACATCCACCGCACCCGCTATCAAGATAAAGCTCGAAATGGGTTCCTTCCTGTAGGCTAACTTCAAGAACCGGGGCCAAACAACATTCATGAGCATTTGCCGCCACAACTTGGTCTAAACGATTGGTCTAAACGATTGGTCTAAACGATTGGTCTAAACGATCGACATTGAGATTCTATGCCATAGATACCCCAAATCATACCCTTCCAAACCTGGGTCACTCTTGATGCAATAGGCGCTGATGAAACGACCTCTCCTCTCCCATTGTACTTAACCGATTCAGGTTGCCTGCTCCAGTAGCGTGACAAACCTAAAATGCTGGTTTCGCTTTGCAGGAAGCCAGTCCCTGCCAACCCCAATGGAGGAAACCGTGCGTCCCCCGCAACTCCTCCGTAAAAAAGGCAACCACCTCAGAGGCAAGTGGCATCGAAAATTAATCAGCTCAATCGTAATCGATAGCCCTACTCTAGAGCGCTAGACAACAGAAACGCTGTGAGATCAATCATAAATTTTGAGAAGTGATCGTTCTGGGCTCCCCCAGAACGATAAAAGCCCTACTGTAAACCCAACCAGGCCAGAATCCCGGTACCTGTGACATATTCGATCACCAGGATCACCGTTATGCCAACCATAGCGGCGCGACCATTCAGACGCTCAGCGTACTCATTAAAACCAAATTTGGGATCTTCTAACTTGGGAGCGACAGAAGGTTGGGGCTGCGTCATTTTAGTTACAATTCTTTACTTCGCTTTCCATTGTAGGCAAGCTTGCCCCCCCGTCAAGCTAAAAAACCAATCAAAATGAAGGAAAGGGGCGATCGTTGATGAGGTCATTCATGGAAATTGGTGTTCCAAAGGAAACAAAAGATCAGGAATTCCGGGTGGGCTTGAGTCCAGTCAGTGTCCGGGCCTTGTGTGACAATGGCCACTCGGTTTATGTGGAGCAGCAAGCCGGTATGGGCTCCGGCTTTACCGACGCAGACTACAGACAGGCTGGGGCGATCATCGTGGCCCAGCCCTCGGCAGCCTGGGATCGGGAACTAGTCATAAAGGTCAAAGAACCCTTGCCGTCAGAATATGACCTGCTGCAAAAAGGGCAATTGCTGTTTACTTACCTGCATCTGGCTGCCGATCGCCCCCTGGCCGAGCAGTTAATTCGCACCGGGGTGAGCGCCATTGCCTATGAAAGTGTTGAGTTGCCCGATCGCAGGCTTCCGTTGCTGACCCCAATGAGCATCATCGCTGGACGCCTGTCGGTGCAATTTGGGGCCAGATTCCTGGAGCGGCAACAGGGAGGCCGAGGGGTTCTACTAGGTGGAATTCCTGGAGTCCGCCCCGGCCATGTGGTGATTCTGGGTGGGGGGATTGTGGGGACAGAGGCTGCCCGCATGGCGATCGGCCTGGGAGCTCAGGTGACTATTTTTGACATCAATGTGGAGCGATTGGCCTACCTGGAAACCCTCTTTGATTCCCGGGTGACCCTGCTCTACAGTAGCGCCCGGGACATTGAAGCGATGGTGCCCCAGGCGGATCTGCTGATTGGGGCAGTGCTCGTTCCGGGGCGTCGATCGCCGGTCCTGGTTTCCCGGTCACTGGTACAGCAGATGCACCCCGGTTCCGTAATCGTGGACGTAGCTGTAGACCAAGGGGGATGCATTGAGACGGTGCATCCGACATCCCACACCACTCCCACCTATGTCGAGGCAGGAGTGGTTCACTATGGGGTGCCAAACATGCCCGGTGCCGTTCCTTGGACTGCCACCCAGGCCCTTAATAACAGCACTCTGCCCTATGTGCTCAAACTGGCGAACTATGGGGCAGAGGCTTTGAAACTAGATAGCGGATTGGCCAAAGGTTTAAACGTACACAATCACCAGTTGGTGCATCCCGTTATACAGGAAGTGTTTCCCGATCTGGTGCCTTGAGATCCTGGCAATATTGCTCATAGACCCCATCCAGGAATTGCCAGAGGGCATCCGCTGCTTGACCCGCTACCTGCAGCACTTCAGCCTGTTTTTCAGGGGAATCCGCGTGTTGCTCAATCAACTGCATTTCGGCATCAGCATGCCAAACATCTGCTGTCTGATGAACGGTAAAGAATTCATAGGCAGCGGGGTCTTGCATGCCGTAGAACTGTTGCAAACCACTGATCTTGGTGGCGGCGATTTCGGGAATCTGAGATTCATAGACATACAGTGCTGCCAGCCCCGCATAGAAAGGAGACTCAATACAGAGCCGCCGGAAGGTGTTAACCAGGTTTTCTGTGGTGGGCAGGGGGGCCGTTTCAGTTAGTTCACGGTCCGTTGCTCCCAGGGCAGTGGCAAAAGTTTGCCAGAGGGCCGGATGGTTACGAGGCCCCTGCTCTTCACTAACCAAGTTCTCCAGAATTTCCTGACGAACCGCGATCGACCCACCAAAGTGGGGCGTATTAAAGTGAACACCACTGACATAGGTCGGAAAAGCCAGGACATTTTGGAAGTACTGGACAGCATATTGCCGCAACTGGTCTTGGGTCAACTTACCTTCTGTCCAGGCGACATAAAACGGGTGGGTCAGCAGATGTTTGTTGTGGATCAGCTCGTTCAGTTGAGCCCGTAAGGTCATATCCCCTCTCCTGAAGAAAATGGAGTAATTTTCGCCATCATATAGCAAATCTTATTTGAATGCGGTGGCTGGGAAGTCGCCCTGTCATCGCCTGAACAGATGGGTGAACAAGCTCGATCGACCGCGCTTCAAAACTGATCTTTCAGCCCTCGCAAGCGGGCAAAAGTTTGAATGGGATCGGAACTCTGGACAGCCGCCTGAAGGACCGGGTGATCCCAACGCAGGAAAGGGTTGGTTCGCTTCTCCAGACTCAGCCAGCAAGGTATCGTCGGCTGGGCATGGGATCGGGCATTTTGCACCGACTCATAGTAGCGTTGCAGGTCTGAATTTTCTCGATCGACGGTTAAGGCAAACTGGAGGTTCTTCAGCGTGTACTCATGGGCACACCAGACCCGGGTGTGATCAGGCAGGCCCCGCAACTTTGTCAGTGAATCCACCATTTGAGCCGGTGTTCCTTCGAATAAACGCCCACAACTTCCAGAAAACAGCGTGTCTCCGCAGAAAAGCTCTCCCTGGTCATGGGCAGCAACCGGAGGAAAGTAATAGGCAATATGGGCATAGGTATGACCGGGCACAAAGAGAATCGTGCCCAGTCGATCGGCAAAGGTGACCCGATCTCCATCTTCCAGGAATACCTGCTGGCCTGGAATCCGGCCTCGATCCCTGGCTCCTCCATAAACCACAGCCTGGGGAAAGTGCTGCAGGAGGTGGGTATTCCCGCCCACATGATCGGAGTGATGGTGGGTATTGAAGATTGCAATCAAATCAGCCTGCAGAAAACTCAGGTAACGCAAAACCGGTTCAGCATCAGATGGATCAACCACCGCAGCCAGATGGTTTTGGGGATCATGCAGGAGAAAAATATAATTATCCGATCGAGCTGGAAGAGAATGAATTTGCATAGCACCGTTAATTCAGTAGGATAGGACGTGAGGGAGCACATCCTGGGAGTCAGGCAATGGCAAAAGCAGCAAGAGACAGAGCCGAGCCGGATATCAGATATATCTTAGATTGGACCCTCAACTCCGGGCAGTTGAAGCGGCAGCATCATATTCGACTGACGTTAGAAATGCTTTCTGGAAAAGGGATTACTGAAATCGATCGTCGCCAGATCAATCGTATTTTCGACTATATTCAAACAGGCCGAATTAAGTTAGTAGACTAAGCCCTAGGCCATCACAAAACAGGAAATCCTTGTCGTGACACAGACCCCATCCACCATCCTGGTTACGGGAGGAGCAGGATATATTGGCTCTCACGCCGTTCTGGCCCTACAGCAGGCTGGTTATTCGGTAATCATCCTCGATAATCTGGTCTATGGACATCGTGACTTGGTAGAAACGGTGTTGCAGGTAGAGTTGATTGTGGGGGACACGACCGATCGAACCCTGCTGGATCACCTGTTTGCCCAACAGGATATTGCGGCTGTCATGCATTTCGCAGGCTATGCCTATGTGGGTGAGTCTGTCCAGAATCCCGGCAAATACTATCGTAACAATGTGGTTGGAACCCTGACCCTGCTGGAGGCCATGGCCGCAGCTTCAATTCAGAACTTTGTCTTTTCCTCCACCTGTGCCACCTATGGCATGCCCAAAACAGTTCCGATTCCAGAAGCGCATCCCCAGTCTCCGATCAATCCCTATGGGGCCAGTAAGCTGATGGTGGAGCACATTCTAGCCGACTTTGAGGTAGCCCATGGGTTGAGATCGGTCTGTTTCCGCTACTTCAATGCCGCAGGGGCCGATCCGGCAGGGCGTCTGGGAGAGGATCACAATCCTGAAACCCATTTGATTCCCCTGGTCCTACTGACCGCACTGGGGCAACGAGACTGCATTTCCATCTTTGGGACCGACTATCCTACCCCTGATGGTACCTGCATTCGAGACTATATCCATGTCGCCGATCTGGCTGCGGCCCATGTGGCGGGACTGGAATACCTGATGCAGGGTGGCCGGAGCGAAGCCTTTAATTTAGGGAATGGCAGTGGGTTTTCAGTCAGAGAGGTGATTGAGGCAGCGCAAGAGATTACCGGGCAGCCCATCTCTGTGGTGGAACAAGATCGCCGTCCAGGTGATCCGCCTGTTTTGGTCGGCAGCAGTGACAAGGCCCGTCAAATTCTCCACTGGCAGCCCCAATATAGCGATCTCAACACCATCCTGAAGCATGCCTGGCAATGGCATCAGTTAAGGCACAACCATGGATAAGGTCATATGGAAAAAGGCTGGACGGTAAAAGCAAGTATTTCTCTCGCGACCTTGCTGGCTTTCACGATCGGACTGGCCGTTCTCCTAAGAGTTTTAAATCTGGGTAGCCGAGAATTCTGGTACGACGAGGTGCTCTCCCTGGCCCTGTCCACCAGTCAGAGATCCCTCTACGAAACCCCCGGTGACCTCCCTGTTGCTCTGGCTGATCTGGTACCTGCCTTGCAACTGCCGGTTGAATTAAGCTTTGGGGATGGGATTCAGTCCCTCCGGAGACTCCTCCTCAGCCTCACAGGGGGAGAACCCCATCCCCCCCTATTTTTCCTGGCCCAGCATGTCTGGTTGCGGGGCTTCGGTGCCGGAGAAGCTGCCATGCGGAGTCTCAATACCCTACTCAGTTTGGCCGCGATCGCCAGCACCTATGGATTGGGGCGGCTCCTGCTGGGGCATCTGGGGGGATTAACCCTGGCCGCCCTACTCAGCGTTAATCCCTTTTTTTTATTTCATTCCCTGAACGTCCGCATGTATGCGCCACTGGTTCTCTGGGCTACCCTCAGTGCCTGGGCCATGCTGCATTTGACGGGCTGGGCTACCCCTGCGCCCCCCACTTCAGAGGCGGCTGCCCCATCCATCTGGCAGCGTCGTGCCCCTTGGTTCTGGAGCCTAATCTTAATCGCTTCCATCGCAGCAGGGCTGATGACGTTCTATCTATTTTTTTACTGGATTATCACCCTGGCCGCGATCGCCCTGTTTCTGGATCGACGACGCTGGTGGCAGCATGGGTTGCGGTTGACGATCGGCTTCTTGCTCACCACTCCCTGGCTGCTGTGGGGTTTCACCAAGCAGTTGCGGAATGCAGACCTGAAACGCTTCAACACTGCGCTGGG
Coding sequences:
- a CDS encoding glycosyltransferase family 39 protein; this translates as MEKGWTVKASISLATLLAFTIGLAVLLRVLNLGSREFWYDEVLSLALSTSQRSLYETPGDLPVALADLVPALQLPVELSFGDGIQSLRRLLLSLTGGEPHPPLFFLAQHVWLRGFGAGEAAMRSLNTLLSLAAIASTYGLGRLLLGHLGGLTLAALLSVNPFFLFHSLNVRMYAPLVLWATLSAWAMLHLTGWATPAPPTSEAAAPSIWQRRAPWFWSLILIASIAAGLMTFYLFFYWIITLAAIALFLDRRRWWQHGLRLTIGFLLTTPWLLWGFTKQLRNADLKRFNTALGPIATTLRHLQDVLQTLGNHLVIGDWATSLPPVIGIVDGIGVLLLLLTCLPQLRLQEQRRLVGVALMLGLLPMALALGVDILTGKFTVGFGWGRSLIFILPGCLLLLMLAVRQLPPRWNNLALTGLLLIYLSSNIADYSLRSRQIFHGMAAMIQPPAPTLIVMNSKAWGHVLRLAYYLPSSPASFLLAQRSSDLASSLQQVLAANPRKYDRVLWLDSAAPIWSPPSTEDERSTVAAVLARSFKLIQARELTGTMEIDQFTAQLYQRR
- the ald gene encoding alanine dehydrogenase, whose protein sequence is MEIGVPKETKDQEFRVGLSPVSVRALCDNGHSVYVEQQAGMGSGFTDADYRQAGAIIVAQPSAAWDRELVIKVKEPLPSEYDLLQKGQLLFTYLHLAADRPLAEQLIRTGVSAIAYESVELPDRRLPLLTPMSIIAGRLSVQFGARFLERQQGGRGVLLGGIPGVRPGHVVILGGGIVGTEAARMAIGLGAQVTIFDINVERLAYLETLFDSRVTLLYSSARDIEAMVPQADLLIGAVLVPGRRSPVLVSRSLVQQMHPGSVIVDVAVDQGGCIETVHPTSHTTPTYVEAGVVHYGVPNMPGAVPWTATQALNNSTLPYVLKLANYGAEALKLDSGLAKGLNVHNHQLVHPVIQEVFPDLVP
- a CDS encoding ATP-binding protein, translated to MAQNPFEPHSLIGRQGELQQLSQILAEDGDVLIAGVPGIGRRTLIRAAAYQVGARVLEIDCLRATDPIRFLTLLAESLMTVFSQEQELTIIQQWIAHQPLGLEQRPGEALQLTWNLFAGGEWTLFQILLSLPQHLAEVLDCRVVMVFQNFPHIRSWDRHGKWEAYLRQEIQCQSRVSYALIATIAESWVQDSTLQVLSLAPLADQDLWDWVESTLALKGLTFDPEGQALQLFLSFVQGHFGDALALLRRICLNRRMGDSLQSMGAGLIQAHQVYQSALELVEDLSVTFESLILLLPPSQVRVLESLALDPTDSPHSREYIRRHQLSRGGGLQGALTSLEQKGLVYGPKHGYRIALPMLAFWLKYRLA
- a CDS encoding CADD family putative folate metabolism protein, whose protein sequence is MTLRAQLNELIHNKHLLTHPFYVAWTEGKLTQDQLRQYAVQYFQNVLAFPTYVSGVHFNTPHFGGSIAVRQEILENLVSEEQGPRNHPALWQTFATALGATDRELTETAPLPTTENLVNTFRRLCIESPFYAGLAALYVYESQIPEIAATKISGLQQFYGMQDPAAYEFFTVHQTADVWHADAEMQLIEQHADSPEKQAEVLQVAGQAADALWQFLDGVYEQYCQDLKAPDRETLPV
- the recF gene encoding DNA replication/repair protein RecF, whose product is MFLKTLHLRQFRNYLDQHVYLKAPKTILVGDNAQGKSNLLEAVGLLSSLRSHRTSRDRDLIWEGASIGQITALLERDSGPVELALTLRQSGRRTVGLNGETLRRHLDFLGVLNTVQFSSLDLDLVRGGPEHRRHWMDALLIQLEPVYSHLLQQYNQVLKQRNALLKEKQKSALRGQSGETHSSDSTLISPISELALWDAQLAASGSRLIRRRARMIERLAPLAQTWHQAISNRIEQLEVQYAPNVQVCAGDAPDWLKSGADPGSDRSDSPEAVQQAFLDKIQARALAEHHQGTSLVGPHRDEVELIINGTPARHYGSQGQQRTLVLALKLAELKLIEEVIGEAPLLLLDDVLAELDLHRQNQLLEAIQERFQTLITTTHLGAFDAQWLKSAQILTVQAGLIAPH
- the galE gene encoding UDP-glucose 4-epimerase GalE; this translates as MTQTPSTILVTGGAGYIGSHAVLALQQAGYSVIILDNLVYGHRDLVETVLQVELIVGDTTDRTLLDHLFAQQDIAAVMHFAGYAYVGESVQNPGKYYRNNVVGTLTLLEAMAAASIQNFVFSSTCATYGMPKTVPIPEAHPQSPINPYGASKLMVEHILADFEVAHGLRSVCFRYFNAAGADPAGRLGEDHNPETHLIPLVLLTALGQRDCISIFGTDYPTPDGTCIRDYIHVADLAAAHVAGLEYLMQGGRSEAFNLGNGSGFSVREVIEAAQEITGQPISVVEQDRRPGDPPVLVGSSDKARQILHWQPQYSDLNTILKHAWQWHQLRHNHG
- the gloB gene encoding hydroxyacylglutathione hydrolase; this encodes MQIHSLPARSDNYIFLLHDPQNHLAAVVDPSDAEPVLRYLSFLQADLIAIFNTHHHSDHVGGNTHLLQHFPQAVVYGGARDRGRIPGQQVFLEDGDRVTFADRLGTILFVPGHTYAHIAYYFPPVAAHDQGELFCGDTLFSGSCGRLFEGTPAQMVDSLTKLRGLPDHTRVWCAHEYTLKNLQFALTVDRENSDLQRYYESVQNARSHAQPTIPCWLSLEKRTNPFLRWDHPVLQAAVQSSDPIQTFARLRGLKDQF
- a CDS encoding chlorophyll a/b-binding protein, coding for MTQPQPSVAPKLEDPKFGFNEYAERLNGRAAMVGITVILVIEYVTGTGILAWLGLQ
- a CDS encoding cation-translocating P-type ATPase; amino-acid sequence: MVLTSLPDPMTAWQSLEADKAVALLDSNAQMGLTSQQVAERLQQYGPNELQETGGRSALSILIDQFTNIMLLMLIAVAIVSGVLDFVDLQKKLADGDIPFKDTIAIFAIVILNGLLGYAQESKAEKDLAALKKLSSPKVRVVRDGKPLELAAKDLVPGDVMQLEAGVQVPADGRLLEAANLQVREAALTGEAQAVDKETDILLSEDTPIGDCNNLVFQGTEVVYGRGTVLVTKTAMQTELGKIATMIQSVESEPTPLQKRMGQLSNALVSGSLILVAFVVVGGVIRAGFGSLNALLEVSLSMAVAIVPEGLPAVITVTLALGTQRMVRRHALIRKLPAVETLGSVTTICSDKTGTLTQNKMVVQLVRTASHSLHVTGEGYDPQGDFVAEAGAITVGEQPEVGALLLACAICNDAVLQQQEGQWKILGDPTEGALLTLAAKAGFEKDQWSSKLPRIHEFPFSSERKRMSVIVKDEASSLKTEAAFCSASATHLVMFTKGSPELILERCTLIQVGQEPQPLTDAQRAEILEQNNQMAGRGLRVLGFAGKPLSEESIKLSDEVVEQNLVWIGLVGMLDAPRPEVRDAVKRCLEAGIRPIMITGDHQLTAQAIAEDLGIAKPGDRVLVGRDLEKMSPEDLADQVERVSVYARVAPEHKLRIVQTLQRKRHVVAMTGDGVNDAPALKQADIGVAMGITGTDVSKEASDMVLLDDNFATIVAATEEGRVVYTNIRRFIKYILGSNIGELLTIAAAPILLPTGGGVPLSPLQILWMNLVTDGLPALALAVEPAEPNVMQRPPYDPQESIFARGLGSYMIRVGVIFSILSIALMLWSFEYTHTTGTEPDRWKTMVFTTLCLAQMGHALAIRSNTRLTIELNPISNPFVLAAVALTTLLQLALIYIAPLRSFFGTHYLSPTELLVCLGFSALMFIWIEAEKIFIRIYKAIRP